A genome region from Coprococcus phoceensis includes the following:
- a CDS encoding Eco57I restriction-modification methylase domain-containing protein codes for MKFDFVIGNPPYQEEAESESTSNGQKPRKNIFQHFQIQADKIAKESSVLIYPGGRWMHQSGKGLKQFGKDLINDCKLASIEFYPDAKEVFGSAADLADGVTIVTKKQDKATGGFDYIYSQNGLEKKVRANNPGSDLMPLNPNDIEISSKIRNFVIKNNYKFLHDAILPRSLFAIESDFVEKNPTKVREYIDGEEIDVRKEVKLFTNDKAGKAGRAKWFVADRSVIKQNAEYIDEFQVVVSSANAGGQKRDNQIAIIDNYSAYGRSRVALRSFKTFEEAKNFYEYAKSYVVRYAFLMTDEALTSLGLLVPDIEDYSLNNGIIDFNRNIDEQLYSKIQLNDSDIAYIKNVVDNHR; via the coding sequence ATGAAGTTTGATTTTGTAATTGGAAATCCACCCTATCAAGAAGAAGCTGAAAGTGAGTCAACTTCAAATGGACAAAAACCAAGGAAAAATATTTTTCAGCATTTTCAGATACAAGCAGATAAAATTGCTAAAGAAAGCTCTGTTTTGATATATCCGGGTGGAAGATGGATGCATCAATCTGGAAAAGGATTGAAACAGTTTGGAAAAGACTTAATAAATGATTGTAAATTAGCATCTATTGAATTTTATCCAGATGCTAAAGAAGTATTTGGAAGTGCGGCTGACTTAGCTGATGGAGTAACAATAGTTACAAAAAAACAAGATAAGGCAACAGGCGGATTTGATTATATATATTCACAAAATGGATTAGAAAAAAAAGTACGTGCAAATAATCCGGGAAGCGATTTAATGCCGTTAAATCCAAATGATATTGAGATTAGCAGTAAAATAAGAAATTTTGTTATAAAAAATAATTACAAATTTTTGCATGATGCTATTTTGCCACGATCGTTATTTGCTATAGAAAGTGATTTCGTTGAAAAGAATCCAACAAAAGTAAGGGAATATATTGATGGAGAAGAAATAGATGTTAGAAAAGAAGTAAAGTTATTTACTAATGATAAAGCAGGAAAAGCAGGCAGAGCAAAATGGTTTGTGGCAGATAGAAGTGTAATCAAACAGAATGCTGAATATATTGATGAATTTCAGGTTGTGGTTTCTAGTGCGAATGCAGGCGGTCAAAAAAGAGACAACCAAATAGCCATAATTGATAATTATTCCGCATATGGAAGATCACGAGTGGCACTACGATCCTTTAAGACATTTGAAGAGGCTAAGAATTTCTATGAATATGCAAAAAGTTACGTGGTAAGATATGCATTTTTAATGACTGATGAAGCACTAACATCACTTGGTTTGCTCGTTCCTGATATAGAAGATTATTCTTTGAATAATGGAATTATAGATTTTAACAGAAATATAGATGAACAGCTTTATAGTAAAATACAACTGAATGATAGTGATATAGCATACATAAAAAATGTTGTGGATAATCACAGATGA
- a CDS encoding restriction endonuclease subunit M, with product MDKLIDLNAYPVSKNLKALLKDKTTKKNIIFATSVYSSKGIPIKETEQMTEEILKGFTQYEIQPRVLKNREQQQERTRAKAEVFTPSWICNKMNNHCDEEWFGRKDVFNVERNQEWQVNTEKVEFDTEDGWKKYIDSKRLEITCGEAPYIVSRYDAATGELLEIKKRIGILDRKLRVINENTVNEKEWFKWVLRAYQSVYGYEFQGDSLLIARINLLITFVDYMQDRWGRTPTDAELRKIVNVIVWNLWQMDGISGTIPFGKPKEEYHQFSLFDFVVADEPQKQDTEEPEEVYCRIYDWRSDKSLTYTSMKEGR from the coding sequence ATGGATAAGTTAATTGATCTGAATGCTTATCCGGTCAGTAAAAACCTTAAAGCGTTGCTGAAGGATAAGACAACAAAGAAAAATATTATATTTGCAACATCGGTATATAGTTCCAAAGGCATTCCAATCAAGGAAACTGAGCAGATGACAGAAGAAATCTTAAAGGGATTTACACAGTATGAGATACAGCCGAGGGTGTTAAAGAACAGGGAACAACAGCAGGAACGCACCAGAGCGAAAGCAGAGGTGTTCACGCCATCATGGATTTGCAACAAAATGAATAACCACTGTGATGAGGAGTGGTTTGGAAGAAAAGATGTTTTTAATGTTGAACGTAATCAGGAGTGGCAGGTGAACACAGAAAAAGTAGAGTTTGATACAGAAGATGGTTGGAAAAAATATATCGATTCTAAAAGGCTTGAAATTACCTGTGGCGAAGCTCCATACATTGTGTCACGCTATGATGCAGCTACCGGGGAACTGCTTGAGATTAAGAAACGGATAGGAATTTTGGACAGAAAACTGCGTGTGATAAATGAAAACACAGTCAATGAAAAAGAATGGTTCAAGTGGGTGCTTCGAGCATATCAGAGTGTGTACGGTTATGAATTTCAGGGAGATAGCCTTCTGATTGCAAGAATCAATTTACTCATAACTTTTGTGGATTATATGCAGGACAGGTGGGGCAGAACTCCAACAGATGCAGAACTGCGAAAGATTGTAAATGTTATTGTTTGGAACTTGTGGCAGATGGACGGAATATCTGGGACAATTCCATTTGGAAAGCCTAAAGAGGAATATCATCAATTCAGTCTATTTGACTTTGTTGTAGCAGATGAGCCGCAAAAGCAGGATACAGAAGAACCGGAAGAGGTGTACTGTCGGATCTATGACTGGCGCAGTGATAAGTCGCTGACGTATACAAGCATGAAGGAAGGTAGATGA
- a CDS encoding recombinase family protein: MGDINIYGYMRVSSKEQNEDRQKIALTEMGVPENHIYMDKQSGKDFERTQYKRLLRKLNENSVLYIKSIDRLGRNYGELNEQWRIITKEKKADIVVIDMPLLDTRREKNLLGTFISDVVLALLSYVAENERTNIKQRQAEGIAAAKARGVKFGRPPLPIPENFYQMHKDWRAGKTTIEEAAKACNMCPKTFYSKAVKYEKSS, encoded by the coding sequence ATGGGAGATATAAACATCTATGGATATATGAGAGTGTCATCAAAGGAGCAAAATGAGGACAGACAAAAGATTGCATTAACAGAGATGGGAGTACCTGAAAATCACATTTATATGGACAAACAGTCTGGAAAAGATTTTGAGAGAACACAGTATAAACGCTTGTTGCGAAAATTGAATGAAAACAGCGTATTGTATATCAAATCAATTGATCGTCTGGGAAGGAATTACGGGGAATTGAATGAACAATGGCGTATTATTACCAAAGAGAAGAAAGCAGATATTGTAGTTATTGATATGCCATTATTAGATACACGCAGAGAAAAGAATTTGCTCGGAACATTTATTAGTGATGTTGTTTTGGCTTTACTTAGTTATGTTGCTGAAAATGAACGTACTAATATCAAGCAAAGGCAAGCGGAGGGAATTGCTGCAGCAAAAGCAAGGGGTGTGAAATTTGGTAGACCGCCGTTACCAATTCCAGAAAACTTTTATCAGATGCATAAAGATTGGAGAGCAGGGAAAACCACAATAGAAGAAGCTGCAAAGGCTTGTAATATGTGCCCTAAGACGTTTTATAGCAAAGCTGTAAAATATGAAAAATCCAGTTAA
- a CDS encoding TnpV protein, whose product MEKYIMGENGISYTLGEDGLYYPDLYLPEEIEYPIGKYGMLRKSYLKEHRKGLYLELVLAGKLNEHLHQIDEECNQMMDRLVEQMKEKQGVTEELKMQDQIAWVGKMNNI is encoded by the coding sequence ATGGAGAAATACATTATGGGAGAAAATGGAATCAGTTATACTTTAGGAGAGGACGGTCTGTATTATCCAGACCTGTATCTTCCGGAAGAGATAGAATATCCGATTGGAAAGTATGGAATGCTGAGAAAATCATACTTGAAAGAGCATCGGAAAGGATTATATCTGGAGTTGGTGCTTGCAGGAAAGTTGAATGAGCATCTGCATCAAATTGATGAGGAGTGTAATCAGATGATGGACAGACTGGTGGAGCAGATGAAAGAAAAGCAGGGAGTAACAGAAGAATTGAAGATGCAGGATCAGATAGCATGGGTTGGGAAAATGAATAATATCTGA
- a CDS encoding coiled-coil domain-containing protein: MTKLSNVKGRITYISSHAKQENLYAVYETTERKFWRELAKYNQEEFAKSGTEGKCIEARELIIALPESFTEFQPDRLLQLFTNHFKQNYGTDCIAALHHNKRKTNYHIHLIFAERKLLDEPIIKIASRNMFYNENGKHVRTKKEILGENGEIREGCSIVKKGEVYEKKLFTAKDERFKSNSFLDEVKHSYTDLINIYVQDEKQKLQVFERGSVYLATKKIGKNNPKAQEIEADNQKRREWNRAVDMALISGVPEPKIMEVKRKEITEPIRKSIARRGNRPRLFSRVVTVAVEALEFLIASVMFKKPREVPKQTERTETEHPEYVAENSMAAVKTTKEEKAEPEQPKMTRLASKYPKLFKVNKELEEQNSAIQKKQKQLSAKKKELSEVKGWFKGRKKKELQNEIDELKSQIRDMKDYLPRIVQKIGYRSVQEFLKDFKASQTEYSQYRTAIEKWKKETGKEPVAHGIRAKLAEKKQEIQNEQKNKQHTRSQNKDRGAR, encoded by the coding sequence ATGACAAAACTAAGCAATGTAAAAGGCAGGATCACTTATATATCCAGTCATGCAAAACAGGAAAACCTCTATGCAGTTTATGAAACCACAGAACGGAAATTTTGGCGGGAACTTGCAAAATATAATCAGGAAGAATTTGCAAAGAGCGGGACGGAGGGCAAATGCATTGAGGCAAGAGAATTGATCATTGCTTTGCCAGAGAGCTTTACAGAATTTCAGCCAGACAGATTGTTGCAACTTTTTACAAATCATTTTAAACAGAATTATGGAACAGATTGTATTGCTGCTTTGCATCACAATAAAAGAAAGACCAATTATCACATTCATTTGATATTTGCAGAACGGAAGCTATTGGATGAACCAATCATTAAGATTGCCAGCAGAAATATGTTTTACAATGAAAATGGAAAACATGTCCGAACCAAGAAAGAGATACTGGGAGAAAATGGTGAGATACGAGAAGGCTGCAGTATTGTGAAGAAAGGAGAAGTCTATGAGAAGAAGCTGTTTACTGCGAAAGATGAACGCTTCAAGAGTAATTCATTTCTGGATGAGGTAAAGCATTCTTATACAGATTTAATCAATATTTATGTGCAGGACGAGAAACAGAAACTACAGGTATTTGAGCGTGGCAGTGTTTATCTTGCAACAAAGAAAATCGGGAAAAATAATCCGAAGGCACAGGAAATAGAAGCAGATAACCAAAAACGCCGGGAATGGAACAGAGCTGTTGATATGGCATTGATTAGTGGAGTGCCAGAACCGAAGATAATGGAAGTGAAGCGGAAAGAAATCACGGAGCCGATTAGGAAATCAATTGCCAGGCGTGGAAACAGACCACGATTATTTTCCAGAGTTGTAACAGTGGCGGTTGAGGCATTGGAGTTTTTGATAGCAAGTGTGATGTTTAAGAAACCCAGGGAAGTGCCAAAACAGACAGAGCGAACGGAAACTGAACACCCAGAGTATGTTGCTGAAAATAGCATGGCAGCAGTCAAGACAACAAAAGAAGAAAAGGCAGAACCGGAACAACCTAAAATGACGAGGCTTGCATCAAAGTATCCGAAACTATTTAAAGTGAATAAAGAACTAGAAGAACAAAATAGTGCAATTCAGAAGAAACAAAAACAGCTTTCTGCAAAAAAGAAAGAACTGTCAGAGGTAAAGGGATGGTTTAAAGGAAGAAAGAAAAAAGAATTGCAGAATGAAATTGATGAATTGAAAAGTCAGATTAGAGATATGAAAGATTATCTTCCAAGGATTGTGCAGAAAATCGGATATAGAAGTGTACAGGAATTTTTAAAAGATTTTAAGGCTTCTCAAACTGAGTATAGCCAGTATCGAACTGCAATAGAAAAATGGAAGAAAGAAACAGGAAAAGAGCCAGTAGCGCATGGTATTAGGGCGAAGCTGGCAGAAAAGAAACAAGAAATACAGAATGAACAGAAAAATAAACAGCATACCCGTAGTCAGAACAAAGATCGGGGAGCAAGGTAG
- a CDS encoding DUF5348 domain-containing protein produces the protein MREGRLGYNSYNKRYGLLSSDLWIDPGFHCGECLEVLVDDQWVKTRMEMNLAREWYLVGTPYCGDLEYVRARIPE, from the coding sequence ATGAGAGAAGGAAGATTAGGTTACAACAGTTATAACAAAAGATATGGATTATTGTCATCAGACTTATGGATTGATCCAGGATTTCACTGTGGAGAATGTCTGGAAGTTCTAGTTGATGATCAGTGGGTAAAGACACGAATGGAAATGAATTTGGCGAGAGAATGGTATTTGGTTGGAACACCGTATTGCGGAGATTTGGAGTATGTACGTGCAAGGATACCGGAATAA
- a CDS encoding AAA family ATPase, producing the protein MTVKEKMTAPIASVGADVEQPSSNKLTNQSIADLPGKGNLQATNNAENTAKSANKKNPDDLETVSMMELYDTAYPPKLPIIDGLLYNGTYLFVGSPKIGKSFFMAQIGYHISKGLPLWGFSVRQGTVLYLALEDDYARLQKRLSQMFGMEGSENFYFATKSKSLNVGLEQQLVQFVTNHKDARLIIIDTLQKVRKVGGDKFSYASDYEIVTKLKAFSDHYGICFLVVHHTRKMESLDSFDMISGTNGLLGAADGAFVMQKEKRTDNKAVLEVAGRDQQDQKLWLNFNRERCVWELTKTETELWKEPEDPVLEKIKELVTETTPEWVGTATELVEVLQVEMQPNALSRKLNVSLERLILEYGIQYKTERGHDGRKIRLAFVGKQASRSSRKGETWKENHRCRYQKIYYWHCSSTILPGMRNICRR; encoded by the coding sequence ATGACAGTAAAAGAAAAAATGACTGCTCCGATTGCATCTGTTGGCGCAGATGTGGAACAGCCATCAAGTAATAAATTAACCAACCAAAGTATAGCAGATTTGCCCGGTAAGGGCAATCTGCAAGCCACAAATAATGCGGAAAATACAGCAAAATCAGCAAATAAAAAGAATCCAGATGATCTGGAAACAGTTTCCATGATGGAATTATACGACACCGCATATCCACCAAAACTGCCGATTATAGATGGACTTCTATATAACGGAACTTACCTGTTTGTTGGTTCGCCGAAAATTGGAAAATCATTCTTTATGGCACAGATCGGGTATCACATCAGTAAAGGACTTCCATTGTGGGGATTTTCAGTCAGACAGGGAACGGTTCTGTATCTGGCATTGGAAGATGATTATGCAAGGTTGCAGAAGCGGTTATCACAGATGTTTGGAATGGAAGGCAGTGAGAACTTTTATTTTGCTACAAAGTCTAAATCATTAAATGTCGGATTGGAACAGCAGCTTGTGCAGTTTGTAACAAATCATAAAGACGCAAGGCTCATTATTATTGATACGCTTCAGAAAGTCCGGAAAGTCGGTGGAGATAAATTCAGCTACGCCAGCGACTATGAGATTGTGACGAAGCTGAAAGCATTCAGTGACCATTATGGAATTTGCTTTCTGGTGGTGCATCACACAAGAAAAATGGAATCCTTAGACAGTTTTGATATGATTTCCGGCACAAACGGACTGTTGGGAGCTGCGGATGGAGCATTCGTTATGCAGAAAGAAAAAAGGACAGATAACAAGGCAGTGCTGGAGGTGGCAGGTCGTGACCAGCAGGACCAGAAACTGTGGTTGAACTTTAATCGGGAGAGATGTGTCTGGGAACTTACCAAGACAGAAACAGAACTTTGGAAAGAACCAGAAGATCCAGTGTTGGAAAAAATCAAAGAACTTGTAACAGAAACTACGCCAGAGTGGGTAGGAACAGCAACAGAGCTTGTGGAAGTATTGCAGGTGGAAATGCAGCCGAACGCATTATCACGAAAATTAAATGTCAGCTTGGAACGTCTGATTTTGGAATATGGAATCCAGTATAAAACAGAACGGGGACATGATGGAAGAAAGATCAGATTAGCCTTTGTTGGAAAACAAGCGTCACGATCGTCACGGAAAGGAGAAACATGGAAAGAAAATCACAGGTGCAGATACCAAAAGATTTATTACTGGCATTGTTCCAGTACCATCTTGCCGGGAATGAGGAATATCTGCCGGAGATAG
- a CDS encoding plasmid mobilization protein — protein sequence MEKNLDSKGRWRNKIVAFRVSPEEAEQIDACVRLSGLSKQDYITKRLTDRQIVVQGNPRVYKALRNQMAEIYEELKHLEKCSEENEELLSTLRLVAETLYGLKGENE from the coding sequence ATGGAGAAAAATCTGGACAGTAAAGGAAGATGGAGAAACAAAATCGTAGCATTCCGGGTATCACCGGAAGAAGCAGAGCAGATTGATGCATGTGTCCGATTGTCAGGACTTAGCAAGCAGGACTATATCACAAAACGATTAACTGATCGGCAAATTGTGGTACAGGGAAATCCAAGAGTGTATAAAGCATTGCGAAATCAGATGGCAGAGATTTATGAAGAATTGAAACATCTGGAAAAATGCAGTGAGGAAAACGAAGAGTTGCTGAGTACCCTGAGATTGGTCGCAGAGACATTGTATGGATTGAAAGGGGAAAATGAATGA
- a CDS encoding recombinase family protein: MPVTECIAVYIRLSSEDNDVDGSIKAESNSVSAQRMLINEFIKKQDEFTNCPVVEYVDDGYSGTNFNRPGFQRMMEDAKAGRIKSIVIKDFSRFGRDYLEVGNYLEKILPVLGIRIISINDGFDSINSSGFTGGMSVALKNMLNAMYSRDLSRKVRSAMKTHAKNGEYMPAFPKYGYIKDPEDKHHLVIDSEAAETVKLIFTMAADGKTKGQIAKYLNETHVLTCREYMCRKGIKMHRENEKEKKLWSVTTISDMLKNEVYLGKIIWNKKRVARTGSNKLVSNDKEEWIVVENAHEPIISDELFRKANEKAFTNQKRVLTKRGVACPIFFCPTCGRRLGFTSRETGYRCMQAHISGLSGCAESKMDRKEAEETVLDAARNMAQLISENLEKKKSEWHKTILKEENIATLESEKKRLSSRKMKLYSDYRSEVLDKEGYMEELEKTTSRISEITLQIAELENEIAVAKKKCDEATEKEMEVNEIAALQDFDKIQLSKIIEKVFIYEPGRMEISWKMDDIFYKEEKA, from the coding sequence ATGCCAGTAACAGAATGTATCGCTGTTTATATCAGACTTTCGTCGGAGGATAATGATGTAGATGGCAGTATAAAAGCTGAAAGTAACAGTGTCAGTGCACAGAGAATGCTGATAAACGAATTTATCAAAAAACAGGACGAATTTACTAACTGTCCAGTAGTTGAATATGTAGACGATGGGTACAGTGGTACAAACTTTAACCGTCCTGGCTTTCAGAGGATGATGGAGGATGCAAAAGCAGGACGTATAAAAAGTATTGTTATAAAGGACTTTTCAAGATTTGGAAGAGATTATCTGGAAGTGGGGAATTATCTGGAAAAAATCCTGCCGGTTCTTGGTATTCGAATTATCTCAATTAACGATGGTTTTGACAGTATCAATTCCTCTGGTTTTACTGGAGGAATGAGTGTAGCGTTAAAAAATATGCTGAACGCAATGTACAGCAGAGATTTGTCAAGAAAAGTTCGTTCTGCTATGAAAACACATGCTAAAAACGGTGAATATATGCCGGCTTTTCCAAAATATGGATATATTAAAGATCCAGAAGATAAGCATCATCTGGTTATAGACTCAGAAGCGGCTGAAACAGTGAAACTGATATTCACAATGGCGGCAGATGGGAAAACTAAAGGACAGATAGCAAAATATCTGAACGAAACCCATGTGCTTACATGCCGGGAGTATATGTGCAGAAAAGGTATAAAAATGCACAGAGAAAACGAAAAAGAAAAGAAACTTTGGTCAGTCACAACAATCTCAGATATGCTCAAAAATGAAGTGTATCTTGGAAAAATTATTTGGAATAAAAAGAGAGTGGCAAGAACAGGAAGCAATAAATTGGTTTCCAATGATAAAGAGGAGTGGATTGTTGTAGAAAATGCACATGAACCAATTATATCCGATGAATTATTCCGGAAAGCAAATGAGAAAGCGTTTACTAACCAGAAAAGAGTTCTTACAAAAAGAGGAGTAGCCTGCCCTATTTTCTTTTGCCCGACCTGTGGAAGAAGACTTGGTTTTACCAGCAGAGAGACTGGGTATCGCTGTATGCAGGCACATATCAGCGGTCTTAGTGGGTGTGCGGAAAGTAAAATGGACAGGAAAGAAGCAGAAGAAACAGTACTGGATGCAGCCAGAAATATGGCACAACTCATTTCGGAAAATCTTGAGAAAAAGAAAAGTGAATGGCATAAAACAATTTTGAAAGAAGAAAATATCGCAACACTGGAAAGTGAAAAAAAGCGACTCTCGTCAAGAAAAATGAAACTGTATTCTGATTATCGTTCAGAAGTGTTGGACAAGGAAGGGTATATGGAAGAACTGGAAAAAACGACTTCCCGTATTTCAGAAATCACTTTGCAGATAGCAGAATTGGAGAATGAGATTGCAGTAGCGAAGAAAAAATGTGATGAAGCAACAGAAAAAGAAATGGAAGTAAATGAGATTGCAGCATTGCAGGATTTTGACAAAATACAGCTGTCAAAGATTATTGAGAAAGTCTTTATTTATGAACCAGGTCGTATGGAGATAAGCTGGAAGATGGATGACATTTTCTACAAAGAAGAAAAAGCATAA